One Littorina saxatilis isolate snail1 linkage group LG1, US_GU_Lsax_2.0, whole genome shotgun sequence genomic window carries:
- the LOC138946213 gene encoding GTPase IMAP family member 5-like, whose amino-acid sequence MTGVQSDYHVVVMGKTGSGKSATCNRLLGSNEFTVYRGMTGRTETVQRETVFEEHTRLHVIDTPDVFNLTMDEGTAIQEFRKWENYVTTGRVAFLLTVRLDVRFTPTDYNMYKRYRSFLPRNLRDNIVLAFTRVHDLEGDILDEVKLSTVNDLLKDARGRHVTFSKSDRNTSESGQNKDKIMNWMREMPQTADGPLQRSSSMTDIQLTMSRARRSASYPDLRSSDPHAGNWLQSIVHFFGAVRDYLRSWFYN is encoded by the exons ATGACGGGCGTGCAGTCAGACTACCACGTGGTGGTGATGGGAAAGACGGGGAGCGGCAAGAGCGCCACGTGCAACAGGCTACTGGGATCCAATGAGTTCACTGTCTACCGCGGCATGACGGGAAGGACTGAAACTGTTCAACGCGAAACAGTCTTCGAAGAGCATACCAGGCTGCAT GTAATTGACACGCCTGATGTGTTCAATCTCACAATGGACGAGGGCACAGCAATACAGGAGTTCAGGAAATGGGAAAACTATGTCACAACGGGACGCGTCGCATTCCTGCTCACTGTCCGACTTGACGTCCGATTCACGCCTACTGACTACAACATGTACAAGCGCTATCGCAGCTTTCTGCCAAGGAATCTTCGCGACAACATCGTCCTTGCTTTCACCCGAGTCCATGACCTCGAGGGCGACATCCTGGATGAAGTCAAACTCAGCACCGTCAACGATTTGCTGAAAGATGCACGCGGGCGCCATGTCACATTCTCCAAAAGCGACAGAAACACGTCGGAATCTGGGCAGAATAAGGACAAAATCATGAACTGGATGAGAGAGATGCCTCAGACGGCTGATGGCCCGTTACAGCGTTCGAGTTCCATGACGGACATACAGCTTACAATGTCAAGAGCGAGGCGTTCGGCTTCTTATCCAGACTTGCGCAGTTCTGATCCCCATGCAGGTAACTGGCTGCAGAGCATCGTTCACTTCTTCGGGGCAGTAAGAGATTACTTACGCAGCTGGTTTTATAACTAG